A part of Leptospira neocaledonica genomic DNA contains:
- a CDS encoding CoA-transferase, which produces MPQESKHKTTKILSDPDSLVREFVKPGMYLHLATTMSRPNALIYSLSRVFEGTNPEFTISVAGIHSSAHCLALSGIVKKMITGFAGDNYPKPSPNSLYKDLMRGKPFELELWSLLTLVQRLMAGAMKLPGFVSNSLVGSDLITDKLGKTAFLYHKPTEGNPYGEAASPHLASEIRGTKEKDIVVLLPLCPEITLVHGVVADEDGNIVLSQPGGEGAWGALAATKGVIATVEKIVPRGTVPPELVLIPSTKVLGIAPARFGAHPQSLRVQGFPEIPAFEGVESYLDDYEFQMEANKAAGIPAKAERWYKENVMLSGGHEEYLEMIGEVRLRRLKMTPPEHSLSSPENPKTVNDSEQMIILAARAIIEKVKTKGYKTILAGIGAAHMAAWTAAKLLEKEGIHINIVAELGFYGMKPFVGDVFLFSQLHTQHCSMLSDIVSILGTIVPDDCLGVIGAAEVDWFGNINSVLDGKGNFLVGSGGANDIVSTADTIVVAKANRFRLVRKVKHITSPGERVVETVCQFGRFQRASFSDHPFELSSWLAPASDDEMEPEEAVLRYTLWLPPDEDLPIKQEPAINSDELTVLRELDPERIYTEQFMVYTRLP; this is translated from the coding sequence ATGCCACAAGAATCGAAACATAAGACTACTAAGATTCTTTCTGATCCCGACTCTCTCGTACGGGAATTTGTTAAGCCTGGCATGTACTTACATTTGGCCACTACCATGTCTAGGCCGAATGCACTTATCTATTCTCTCTCCAGAGTTTTCGAAGGAACAAATCCGGAATTCACTATAAGTGTTGCCGGTATTCACTCTAGCGCTCATTGTCTCGCTCTTTCCGGCATCGTAAAAAAGATGATCACAGGTTTTGCCGGAGATAATTATCCTAAACCAAGTCCCAACAGTTTGTATAAGGACCTAATGAGAGGAAAACCTTTCGAGTTGGAACTTTGGTCCCTCCTCACCCTGGTACAAAGACTGATGGCGGGAGCTATGAAACTCCCGGGTTTTGTTTCAAATTCTTTGGTAGGATCTGACCTGATTACGGACAAATTAGGAAAGACAGCATTCTTATATCATAAGCCTACCGAAGGAAATCCTTATGGAGAAGCGGCAAGCCCTCATTTAGCTTCCGAAATCAGAGGAACAAAAGAAAAAGATATAGTGGTACTTCTTCCACTATGTCCTGAGATCACATTGGTCCATGGAGTAGTCGCCGACGAAGATGGAAACATAGTACTTTCTCAACCGGGTGGAGAAGGAGCCTGGGGTGCACTTGCAGCAACTAAAGGTGTAATCGCTACCGTAGAGAAGATCGTACCAAGAGGAACAGTTCCTCCTGAACTAGTACTTATACCGAGCACCAAAGTTTTGGGGATCGCTCCTGCAAGATTCGGAGCCCATCCTCAATCCTTAAGAGTACAAGGTTTTCCTGAAATTCCCGCATTCGAAGGTGTAGAATCTTATCTGGATGATTACGAATTCCAAATGGAGGCGAATAAGGCGGCAGGCATTCCCGCTAAGGCCGAAAGATGGTATAAAGAAAATGTAATGTTATCCGGAGGTCATGAAGAATATCTGGAAATGATTGGAGAAGTCAGACTAAGACGTTTAAAAATGACTCCTCCGGAACATTCTCTTTCTTCTCCCGAAAATCCGAAGACGGTAAATGATTCGGAGCAGATGATTATTCTTGCCGCAAGAGCTATCATAGAGAAGGTCAAGACAAAGGGATATAAGACGATTCTCGCAGGAATCGGAGCCGCACATATGGCCGCCTGGACAGCGGCCAAACTCCTAGAAAAAGAAGGTATTCATATCAATATCGTTGCCGAACTCGGGTTTTACGGAATGAAACCGTTTGTAGGTGATGTTTTTCTTTTTAGCCAACTTCACACTCAGCATTGTTCTATGTTGTCGGATATAGTAAGTATATTAGGGACAATAGTACCTGACGACTGTTTAGGGGTGATCGGCGCCGCAGAAGTAGATTGGTTCGGAAATATTAATTCGGTCTTGGATGGAAAAGGAAACTTCTTAGTCGGATCTGGAGGAGCAAACGATATAGTCTCCACCGCTGATACGATCGTAGTAGCAAAGGCAAACCGTTTTCGTCTCGTGAGAAAAGTAAAACATATCACTTCTCCTGGAGAAAGAGTGGTAGAAACTGTATGCCAATTTGGTAGATTCCAAAGGGCTTCTTTTTCGGACCATCCATTCGAATTGAGTTCTTGGCTTGCTCCCGCATCCGACGACGAGATGGAACCGGAAGAAGCTGTTCTAAGATACACACTTTGGCTTCCTCCTGACGAAGACCTTCCCATTAAACAAGAACCGGCAATCAATTCCGATGAATTGACTGTTCTTAGAGAACTAGATCCGGAAAGAATTTATACGGAACAGTTTATGGTGTATACCCGTTTGCCTTAA
- a CDS encoding acyl-CoA thioesterase, which produces MSEAPKESFIFKTELIVRRSDTRSATVVGGLFVSHLTYETFIPLVNEVFDTFLESYSWSKANIAGANIIIPKMEVEYKSEAKAGDVLEFSAGVFNLGKKSCELYISASQKVSKEEVGIAKISLVFYDYVSKKTLEIPSAFREKFEV; this is translated from the coding sequence ATGTCGGAAGCCCCAAAAGAGTCTTTTATCTTTAAGACAGAACTTATTGTTCGCAGATCCGATACCAGGAGTGCCACTGTTGTAGGTGGACTTTTCGTTTCTCACCTAACATACGAAACTTTTATTCCTTTAGTGAACGAAGTATTCGATACATTCTTAGAATCTTACTCTTGGTCTAAGGCAAACATTGCTGGGGCCAATATCATCATCCCCAAAATGGAAGTGGAATATAAGTCCGAAGCAAAAGCAGGGGACGTTTTGGAATTTTCCGCCGGAGTTTTTAATTTAGGGAAGAAGTCCTGCGAATTGTATATCTCCGCTTCCCAAAAAGTTTCCAAAGAAGAAGTGGGAATTGCGAAAATTTCCCTAGTCTTTTACGATTATGTTTCTAAAAAAACCTTGGAGATCCCGTCCGCATTCCGGGAAAAATTCGAAGTATGA
- a CDS encoding four helix bundle protein yields the protein MNSKVQTSQVEAEFPSEYYFSTEIPIRKIDLSLDIHVSFASVLDLVMEAHLQFFQYLGYSVTDIHGNSIIFANASIQYQGELLYKDKVIIDVSLDNFGEKSFDLYFRLSKRNRAEKISVVKIRVLFFDYKLRKVVPVPSEFKKKFDTGKYIKMQSPEIGKEISSAVGPDGFVFGFRKLEVWNLAHVFLLHLYELCETWKGKVEPSLLEHIRSISSLLPVRIAGAWGTRIRAEKVKNILRAKVHLEELRYLLILVADLGKVDPSQELEDLQTINSHLKKYLNKVRTGETRKIR from the coding sequence ATGAATTCCAAGGTCCAAACTTCTCAGGTAGAAGCCGAGTTTCCCTCGGAATATTATTTTTCGACGGAAATACCGATTCGTAAGATCGATCTAAGTTTGGATATACATGTTTCTTTTGCAAGTGTCCTCGACCTTGTGATGGAGGCTCATCTTCAATTTTTCCAATACCTAGGCTATTCAGTCACTGATATACATGGAAACAGTATCATATTTGCAAATGCTTCCATACAATACCAGGGCGAATTATTATATAAAGATAAAGTGATTATTGATGTTTCCTTGGATAATTTCGGGGAAAAATCTTTCGATCTCTACTTCAGACTTTCTAAAAGAAATCGGGCGGAGAAGATATCCGTAGTAAAGATCAGAGTTTTATTCTTTGATTATAAACTTAGAAAAGTTGTCCCGGTTCCTTCCGAATTCAAAAAGAAATTCGATACCGGAAAGTATATTAAGATGCAAAGTCCCGAGATCGGAAAGGAGATCTCAAGTGCAGTGGGGCCGGATGGATTCGTATTTGGATTTCGCAAACTGGAAGTTTGGAATCTTGCACATGTGTTCCTTCTTCATTTATACGAACTTTGTGAGACTTGGAAAGGTAAGGTAGAGCCGAGCCTTTTAGAACATATCAGATCTATTTCTTCCTTATTGCCTGTACGAATTGCAGGAGCCTGGGGAACTAGAATCCGTGCAGAAAAAGTAAAAAATATCTTAAGAGCGAAAGTACATTTAGAAGAGCTGAGATATCTTCTGATCTTAGTCGCTGATCTAGGAAAAGTAGATCCTTCCCAAGAGTTGGAAGACCTTCAGACAATCAATTCTCATCTCAAAAAATATCTGAACAAAGTTAGAACCGGAGAAACTAGAAAGATCCGATGA
- a CDS encoding glucose 1-dehydrogenase codes for MKDKVALVTGGNAGIGKAIVLEFVSRGAKVLFCGRREEEGKKTEEEISKLGGKVKFFRCDVSDDSQVKELVQKAESEFGSLDYAVNNAAVGGLATDLHQYPEKVWDKVIAVDLKGTWLCMKHEIELLLKKGGGSIVNVSSIAGLVGADWKVAPYSAAKHGVVGLTKSAALEYAEKKIRVNAVCPGFIRTEMLEGLFHSSSDPKEAERKITRLHPVNRLSEPSEVAKAVVWLCSDEASFITGVALPVDGGYTAK; via the coding sequence ATGAAAGATAAGGTCGCATTAGTCACAGGCGGAAACGCTGGGATCGGAAAAGCAATCGTTTTGGAATTCGTTTCCAGAGGTGCAAAGGTTTTATTCTGCGGAAGAAGAGAAGAAGAAGGAAAAAAAACAGAAGAAGAAATTTCCAAACTGGGTGGAAAGGTGAAATTTTTTCGATGTGACGTGTCCGATGATTCTCAAGTAAAAGAATTGGTACAAAAAGCGGAGTCCGAATTCGGAAGCCTAGATTATGCAGTGAATAACGCTGCTGTAGGCGGACTCGCGACCGATCTGCACCAATATCCTGAAAAAGTTTGGGATAAAGTAATTGCAGTGGATCTAAAAGGTACCTGGCTTTGTATGAAACACGAAATAGAACTCCTATTAAAAAAAGGAGGAGGTTCTATCGTAAACGTATCTTCTATCGCGGGACTCGTTGGCGCCGATTGGAAAGTGGCTCCTTATTCGGCGGCAAAACATGGAGTAGTTGGGCTCACAAAATCAGCAGCATTAGAATATGCGGAAAAAAAGATCAGAGTGAACGCAGTTTGTCCCGGATTTATCAGAACAGAAATGTTAGAAGGCCTTTTTCATTCTTCTTCCGATCCAAAAGAAGCAGAGAGAAAAATTACCAGATTACATCCGGTCAATCGACTTTCTGAGCCGAGCGAAGTAGCTAAGGCGGTAGTTTGGTTATGTTCCGACGAAGCTTCTTTTATTACCGGCGTGGCGCTTCCGGTGGATGGTGGCTATACTGCTAAATAA
- a CDS encoding PP2C family protein-serine/threonine phosphatase, giving the protein MKLRYYAITDKGNFRSHNEDSFFAVDSLVCGQTHGESETVRTLDTEESSGLFALADGLGGHEAGEIASRVALEKLAWMEKAIRPIEELPSSGWKNLIRKINNEVNAYGESIGKPKMGTTLVGCLLGKRKSWIFNVGDSRLYHFTKNGLSKVTVDHNIGEELGSSYGRNLLTSCIGGGTKSIEVDTFDYSGKLSPGDFILICTDGLTEVLNIDQIEKILREHEDLRETCRILSEEANLRLTRDNHTIVIIRIDAV; this is encoded by the coding sequence ATGAAACTCCGGTATTATGCAATCACGGACAAGGGAAACTTTCGTTCACATAACGAGGATTCTTTTTTTGCAGTAGATAGTTTGGTATGCGGCCAAACTCACGGGGAATCTGAAACAGTCCGTACGTTAGACACCGAGGAATCTTCCGGATTATTCGCCTTAGCAGACGGTCTTGGCGGACATGAGGCAGGGGAGATTGCAAGTAGAGTAGCATTAGAAAAACTTGCGTGGATGGAAAAAGCAATCCGTCCTATCGAAGAATTGCCCTCTTCCGGTTGGAAAAACCTGATCCGAAAAATTAATAACGAAGTAAATGCCTACGGAGAATCCATAGGGAAACCCAAGATGGGCACCACTTTAGTCGGTTGTCTTTTAGGAAAAAGAAAGTCCTGGATCTTTAATGTTGGAGATAGCCGCCTTTACCATTTTACAAAGAATGGGCTTAGTAAAGTAACGGTAGATCATAATATTGGAGAAGAATTAGGTTCCAGTTACGGCAGAAATCTTTTAACCAGTTGTATTGGCGGCGGAACTAAAAGTATAGAAGTGGATACCTTCGATTATTCCGGCAAATTATCACCTGGAGATTTTATACTAATTTGCACGGACGGTCTCACTGAAGTTTTAAACATAGACCAAATAGAAAAGATCCTAAGAGAACATGAAGACCTGAGAGAAACCTGCAGGATCCTTTCCGAAGAAGCTAATCTAAGACTAACCAGGGACAATCATACGATTGTAATCATCAGGATCGACGCAGTTTAA
- a CDS encoding SiaB family protein kinase, translated as MQLSKQYNVLKRTGVALLYKGPFSETTISSLNDLLKEKLEEEKKKNRILTVFVEMAQNVAHYSIERDEKSGIGILVLRRKAHNWELNCGNAITQEQATYLKGKIEEVKKLSQEELKQKYNEQIRSDRPEKSKGAGLGFFEIARKSDMPLVYQLEEADNGDLFFRLTARFLLEGAYSSGL; from the coding sequence ATGCAATTATCAAAACAATATAATGTTCTTAAAAGGACCGGAGTGGCTCTTCTTTATAAAGGGCCTTTTTCAGAGACTACCATTTCTTCTTTAAATGATCTTCTAAAAGAAAAGTTAGAAGAAGAAAAGAAGAAAAATCGGATCCTCACTGTGTTCGTGGAAATGGCGCAGAACGTTGCACATTATTCCATCGAAAGAGACGAAAAAAGTGGGATTGGTATTTTAGTTTTAAGAAGAAAGGCTCATAACTGGGAACTCAATTGCGGAAATGCAATCACTCAAGAGCAAGCTACATACTTAAAAGGTAAAATAGAAGAAGTTAAAAAACTCTCCCAAGAAGAACTGAAACAAAAGTATAACGAACAGATCCGTTCCGACAGGCCTGAAAAAAGTAAGGGTGCAGGTTTAGGATTTTTTGAAATCGCAAGAAAATCGGATATGCCCTTGGTATACCAATTAGAGGAGGCGGACAACGGGGATTTATTCTTCCGATTGACCGCCCGATTTCTGCTAGAAGGAGCTTATTCTTCAGGGCTTTAA
- a CDS encoding beta-ketoacyl-[acyl-carrier-protein] synthase family protein has translation MDKSKNGKNSRVVITGIGVILPNTFSVQDFWTNLSEGRSQLDFITRFPTEDFPIKVAGEMNTFDWKKHLPDLSDKYSKNYNTETLALMAAMEEANKDAGITKGDLHPSKVGFIDSSSRASMAWWDFAWRKYLEEKDANVFDRYSVLTSMASNPTNLTAINANIQGFVTTVSAACVGGHHAISLCYQAIRKGRAEVMYAGGHEFPLLQPLMMMYSDPMSRVMSLEKDNPKKGIRPYDKNRDGFLLGEGAVVLVMERLDRAIQRGAKIYSEVLGTYSYNEADHAMRMDLTGKKATTGLRHLMKISGLRLGDIDYFCGHGTATHNNDLAESRAIGHLYEGRPKFHWAPVGSIKPIFGHTFGAAGIINVAATSLMLKNQTLCPTINLENPDPECDHDHVAEGARKAKIRYAISMAFAIGSQSSFVSLAAPEF, from the coding sequence ATGGATAAATCTAAAAATGGAAAAAACTCCCGGGTAGTCATCACCGGCATCGGAGTCATTCTTCCGAACACTTTTTCTGTACAGGACTTTTGGACAAATCTTTCGGAAGGAAGATCCCAATTGGATTTTATCACTCGTTTTCCTACAGAGGACTTCCCGATCAAGGTCGCCGGAGAGATGAATACTTTCGATTGGAAAAAACATCTACCTGATCTGAGCGATAAATATTCCAAAAATTATAATACGGAAACTCTCGCATTAATGGCGGCAATGGAAGAAGCCAATAAGGATGCAGGTATCACCAAAGGAGATCTGCATCCTAGTAAAGTCGGCTTTATAGATTCTTCTTCCAGAGCATCTATGGCTTGGTGGGATTTTGCTTGGAGAAAATATCTAGAAGAAAAGGACGCTAACGTGTTTGACCGGTATTCCGTTCTCACTTCTATGGCTTCTAATCCGACAAACTTAACTGCGATTAACGCGAATATCCAAGGTTTTGTAACCACTGTATCTGCTGCTTGTGTCGGCGGCCATCACGCAATCAGTTTATGTTACCAAGCTATCCGTAAGGGTAGAGCCGAAGTGATGTATGCCGGTGGCCATGAATTTCCTCTTCTACAACCTTTGATGATGATGTATTCCGATCCGATGAGTCGGGTCATGTCTTTAGAAAAAGATAATCCCAAAAAAGGGATCCGTCCATATGATAAGAACAGAGACGGATTTTTATTAGGAGAAGGTGCGGTCGTTCTTGTAATGGAAAGATTAGACAGGGCAATTCAAAGAGGCGCTAAGATCTATTCGGAAGTTTTAGGAACTTATAGTTATAATGAAGCAGATCATGCAATGAGAATGGACTTAACTGGAAAAAAAGCCACTACCGGTCTTAGACATTTAATGAAGATCAGCGGACTCCGTTTAGGAGATATCGATTATTTCTGTGGACATGGAACTGCAACGCATAATAACGATTTGGCCGAGAGTCGTGCGATCGGTCATTTATATGAGGGTCGTCCCAAATTCCATTGGGCACCTGTAGGTTCGATCAAACCTATATTTGGTCATACATTCGGAGCAGCGGGAATTATCAATGTTGCAGCAACTTCTCTTATGTTAAAAAACCAGACTCTATGTCCTACCATCAATCTGGAAAACCCGGATCCTGAATGCGATCATGATCATGTTGCAGAAGGAGCGAGAAAAGCGAAAATCAGATATGCAATTTCCATGGCGTTTGCGATCGGAAGCCAATCTTCATTCGTAAGTTTGGCGGCTCCGGAGTTTTGA
- a CDS encoding LA_2478/LA_2722/LA_4182 family protein → MKLIRVLILFLSGIVLMISCSKSPEDKIMELAPRFQKALCSKMIECSKDDIAKIPPQYRATLPAFMQSEEGCVTYFKENFDKAREQRKSQKRELTAETVASFEACIAGLETTTCEPFKARGGQKLGVPGCENLEKISKPESP, encoded by the coding sequence ATGAAACTGATTAGAGTTTTAATATTATTTCTTTCCGGAATTGTCCTTATGATTTCTTGTTCGAAATCTCCTGAAGACAAAATTATGGAATTAGCTCCTCGATTCCAGAAAGCTCTTTGTTCTAAAATGATTGAATGTAGTAAGGACGATATTGCAAAGATACCGCCCCAGTATAGAGCTACTCTTCCTGCCTTTATGCAATCAGAGGAAGGATGTGTTACTTATTTTAAGGAAAACTTCGATAAGGCGAGAGAGCAAAGAAAATCCCAAAAACGAGAATTGACTGCAGAAACCGTCGCTTCTTTCGAAGCTTGTATAGCTGGATTGGAGACTACTACTTGCGAACCTTTTAAAGCACGAGGCGGCCAGAAATTGGGAGTGCCAGGTTGCGAAAATCTGGAAAAGATTTCAAAACCGGAATCCCCGTAA
- a CDS encoding OsmC family protein, which produces MNSEELKKIQTPLKDKYREAPDSAVYTLKAKGKLGEGISCKVETGRALADAGLHPATGGNGMFACSGDLLLEALVACAGVTLGAVAASIGINIKEGFVRAEGDLDFRGTLGVSKETPVGFKDIRLFFDLNSDADEEKIQTLLKLTERYCVVYQTIVSGTKIDTKIVNSSVLG; this is translated from the coding sequence ATGAACTCCGAAGAATTAAAAAAAATCCAAACTCCTTTAAAGGACAAATACCGCGAAGCTCCAGACTCCGCGGTTTATACATTAAAAGCAAAAGGTAAATTAGGCGAAGGGATCTCTTGTAAGGTAGAGACAGGTAGAGCATTGGCAGATGCGGGACTTCATCCTGCAACTGGAGGAAACGGAATGTTTGCTTGTTCCGGGGATCTTCTTTTAGAAGCATTAGTTGCATGCGCAGGTGTTACGTTAGGTGCGGTTGCGGCTTCTATCGGAATAAATATCAAAGAAGGTTTTGTAAGAGCAGAAGGGGATTTGGATTTTAGAGGAACTTTAGGAGTTTCTAAAGAGACTCCAGTAGGGTTCAAAGATATCCGATTATTTTTTGATTTGAATTCGGATGCAGATGAGGAAAAAATCCAGACCTTGTTAAAACTTACGGAAAGATATTGTGTAGTTTACCAAACGATTGTTTCCGGTACTAAGATCGATACAAAGATCGTAAACAGTTCAGTTCTTGGCTGA
- a CDS encoding lysylphosphatidylglycerol synthase transmembrane domain-containing protein gives MKKLLLGFGISVLSLGFLFWNLDLSGFTSILERWKPIFLVPFFLAILWGLYLFSWRWYLLLGKKVPFRTALLSAYIGVGANQFLPARGGDIFRLYLCKKGENIGYGSLVSGIFLEKVLDFSFIFCAGLGALFILGVSGSETKILFPLLGIFGIFSALIVVRLFHAQLISFGEFLFSKIGKKEFFSEKLAPQISELGSFLTFRNVSSYGILTAATWLLGYAIHYTLLQYLVGIHLSPLETVFIMFCGAVGVMVPSAPSGAGVYHASITSGFVLLGRESSEGLVYATTVHLGQMVALGILTAILYVYWSFTEKEKAK, from the coding sequence TTGAAAAAATTATTACTCGGATTCGGGATCAGCGTCTTATCTCTTGGCTTTCTATTTTGGAACCTGGACCTTTCCGGTTTTACTTCTATTTTAGAAAGATGGAAACCTATTTTCTTAGTTCCATTCTTCCTAGCTATTCTTTGGGGATTATATCTATTCTCCTGGAGATGGTATTTACTGCTCGGTAAAAAAGTTCCGTTTAGAACTGCACTTCTTTCCGCTTACATTGGAGTGGGAGCCAATCAGTTCCTTCCGGCAAGAGGAGGAGATATTTTCCGGCTCTATCTCTGCAAAAAAGGAGAAAACATCGGTTATGGAAGTTTGGTCAGCGGGATATTCTTGGAAAAAGTTTTGGACTTCTCCTTTATATTTTGCGCAGGGCTCGGAGCTCTTTTTATTTTAGGAGTTAGCGGATCTGAAACCAAAATACTATTTCCGCTCTTGGGAATTTTTGGGATCTTCTCTGCACTTATAGTCGTTCGTTTATTTCATGCGCAACTCATCTCATTCGGAGAATTTTTATTTTCCAAAATTGGAAAGAAGGAATTCTTTTCGGAAAAACTTGCCCCACAAATCTCAGAACTGGGAAGTTTTTTAACTTTTCGTAATGTTTCTAGTTACGGAATTTTAACAGCCGCCACCTGGCTTTTAGGATACGCAATCCATTACACTCTTCTACAATATTTAGTAGGGATCCATTTAAGTCCTTTAGAAACCGTATTTATCATGTTCTGCGGAGCCGTAGGAGTGATGGTACCTTCTGCCCCATCAGGAGCAGGAGTTTATCATGCGTCTATCACATCCGGATTCGTATTATTAGGAAGAGAAAGTTCAGAAGGTTTAGTATATGCAACCACCGTTCATCTTGGGCAGATGGTCGCACTCGGGATCTTGACAGCTATACTTTATGTGTATTGGTCTTTTACTGAAAAAGAAAAAGCGAAATAA
- a CDS encoding histidine triad nucleotide-binding protein, translating into MTDSCIFCKIINKEIPSKIIFEDENLLAFHDISPQAPTHFLVIPKKHIVDIDKTGAEDKALLGEILYRATEIARSLGLNKDGFRIVNNMGVLGGQTVFHLHFHILGGRQMKWPPG; encoded by the coding sequence ATGACAGATTCATGCATATTTTGTAAAATTATTAATAAAGAGATCCCATCCAAGATCATTTTCGAAGATGAGAATCTATTAGCTTTTCATGATATTTCCCCTCAGGCACCGACTCATTTCCTGGTCATTCCTAAAAAACATATAGTAGATATAGACAAAACCGGAGCAGAGGACAAGGCACTTCTCGGAGAAATTTTATACAGAGCTACTGAGATCGCAAGATCTCTCGGACTCAATAAAGACGGGTTCAGAATTGTGAATAATATGGGCGTACTCGGCGGCCAAACAGTATTTCATCTTCATTTCCATATACTTGGCGGAAGACAAATGAAATGGCCTCCGGGCTGA
- a CDS encoding ROK family protein, whose product MSSIIGVDIGAQSIKACLTNRFGEIISQSDRKTGPEMDSKLFLSSLEEQISELVSGSKDPVNGIGLGSPGPIDKENGILISSANLPLLKNVPLVDFLKQKFNVPVYYDNDANCAALGEYWFGEGKTSSNLIVLTLGTGLGGGWVFQGKLFDGYLGNSMEVGHTTIHPGGALCGCGQRGCAEAYFSASGFSSRFLEKTGSKLSDIETLFDLASKHHKEANEILEEGIESLAQLIRNLIHLLNPEHIVLSGGIAKSYSFFGKRLENRVREIIFPIFKEYVKILPGKSVTGALGAASLCLDNKT is encoded by the coding sequence ATGAGTTCTATTATAGGCGTGGATATCGGCGCCCAAAGTATCAAAGCCTGTCTTACAAATCGCTTCGGCGAAATCATTTCTCAATCCGATCGAAAGACCGGACCGGAAATGGATTCTAAACTTTTTTTATCTTCTTTAGAAGAACAGATCTCTGAACTTGTCTCAGGTTCCAAAGATCCGGTAAATGGTATCGGACTTGGAAGTCCCGGACCGATAGATAAAGAAAATGGAATATTGATCTCTTCTGCAAATCTTCCCTTATTAAAAAATGTTCCATTAGTCGATTTCTTAAAGCAGAAGTTTAACGTTCCCGTCTATTACGATAACGATGCGAACTGCGCAGCCCTCGGAGAGTATTGGTTCGGAGAAGGTAAAACTTCTTCCAATCTGATCGTCCTTACCCTAGGAACAGGACTAGGTGGAGGATGGGTTTTCCAAGGTAAATTATTCGATGGATATCTTGGAAATTCAATGGAAGTGGGACATACCACGATCCATCCGGGGGGAGCACTTTGCGGTTGCGGACAAAGAGGTTGCGCGGAAGCTTATTTCAGCGCGAGCGGATTCTCTTCCAGATTTTTAGAAAAGACAGGCTCCAAACTTTCGGATATAGAAACTCTTTTCGATTTGGCTTCTAAACATCATAAGGAAGCAAACGAGATCCTGGAAGAAGGAATAGAAAGTTTAGCGCAACTCATTCGTAATCTGATCCATCTTCTCAATCCTGAGCATATCGTATTATCCGGAGGGATAGCTAAGTCCTATTCCTTTTTCGGAAAACGACTTGAAAACAGGGTGAGAGAAATCATATTTCCCATATTCAAAGAATACGTAAAGATCCTTCCTGGAAAATCGGTCACCGGTGCACTGGGAGCGGCAAGTTTATGTTTGGATAATAAAACATGA
- a CDS encoding ABC transporter ATP-binding protein has translation MILRINNLSRHYGSTKAVNGISFDINQSDYVAIVGPSGSGKTTLLSMITGMLSSSSGEIYFDTLKLSSITKGELARFRAKNIGLIFQFSELVSHLSVEENILLPALLVGKFEEQEYREKCEFLISSLHLHTIRNQLPSSLSGGQIQMTAIARALINEPEILLADEPSGDLDPENSELVRKLLSDFNSRGLTILLVTHDMNLAFDAKTIYEMREGSFTRVVK, from the coding sequence ATGATCCTTAGGATTAATAATCTCTCCAGACACTATGGTTCCACTAAGGCAGTGAACGGAATCTCATTTGATATCAACCAATCCGACTATGTCGCGATCGTTGGACCATCCGGCTCCGGAAAAACCACACTTTTGTCTATGATCACCGGCATGTTGTCCAGTAGCTCCGGAGAGATCTACTTTGACACGTTAAAACTTTCCTCTATAACCAAAGGGGAACTTGCTAGATTCAGGGCGAAAAACATAGGACTAATCTTCCAATTTTCTGAATTGGTTTCTCATCTAAGTGTAGAAGAGAATATTCTTTTGCCTGCTTTACTGGTAGGCAAATTTGAGGAACAGGAATACAGAGAAAAATGTGAATTTCTCATTTCCAGTTTGCACCTTCATACGATACGCAACCAACTTCCAAGTAGTCTTTCCGGTGGTCAGATCCAGATGACTGCGATCGCAAGAGCACTCATCAATGAACCAGAAATACTTCTCGCGGACGAACCATCCGGCGACTTGGATCCAGAAAATAGTGAATTAGTACGTAAACTTCTCTCCGATTTTAATTCAAGAGGACTCACCATCTTACTCGTGACCCACGATATGAATCTGGCATTCGATGCTAAGACGATCTATGAAATGAGAGAAGGAAGTTTTACTAGAGTCGTTAAATGA